The genomic interval AATGGCGTCCGGGCTCGACCGGTTTCCGACTCCGACGAGGATCGGGAACAGTCGGCCTAATCCGGCCGGCCAACCGCCGGCGGACGGAGGGGCGACCGAGGCGGCAGTTGATGGTGGATGGTGCTGGCGGTGGACGGCGGATGGTGGATGCAGGCGGTAACTGTGGCTGAAGGAAGGTGGCGGCGTGTGGCGGCGGTGGAaatggaggcagcggcggcgacacatctcgttgcggcggcggcgcccccaaCGGCGACATCAGCAGCGTACCTCGGTGGTGTCAGCCGCGCTCccaatggcggcgacggcggcgtgcccCACGGCGGCGGAAATCCCGCGGGGGGCGGTTAGGGTTCTAACCCTaatgttaacagtgaaatttggtaagcctggagtagtcatcggcttagagtcagcatcggcttcaaagttctgagattagccgatgagagtagtcaagtcgtcagttgtcagattcttgctatattcggttaaggaaattgatctgctaaaggaagcttatccaaaagagaccgagttcaaaaagaacgcggcatggcaagttatctattaattaggaatagtttgttagtttccttttatcttttggaaagtgtgtttagtgtcctataaggactttatcttttccttttatctttaggaaagtttctttcttgtccgacaaggacttgtatcaacccatgagtataaatatgtacacccggggtctatgtaatctatcttcacgatcaatacaattcggcacatcgccaccttttaccttttctactttattttatcgtccggcgggacttggcacttgatgcggggctgcatcggtgttcaaTCTCCGgtgaagggataagtccaatgttccatcggcccaggcaattgtctcatctacgtcggcgtcgttcaaggctgcatcaggacattcgacctcttggattactctggtttggatgatatatttgcctacctatttatcatatgtctctgttaatccagtcttagcatatcaatttagctctatcggccgCTTcttgttttagggtttctgccgggatcggctaaatcgtgttgctagattagattagcttagacatctatcACCCTGAAAACTCAATCAACGGTTTGATTGTTTAGAtagtatgtttcttttcatacttagggctgcatcagttaagtttgatctactaagtcgtgcttagaaccataatctctagcctgcttcttgattgccaataagggtttcatcggggtttcagccggtgagttatctggacattgcatcagctcataaggattgcatatacatataagctagatttagccgatgacaacaaaggtttcactgtttaatctaatcttgtggatttcatgacatcggacctccagccgatgtgtgctttaaccttcggatcgatgttctattatatcatattgctagccaattggtttatactggattatattattatttcatTACATcgtcatcagccgattgcctttatatcattatctacattggacatatagccgattgcttaaaccctattgctatcggctggtatcggcatcggctattatcggctatcggctggaactactccatcggcttgtcagccgatcggctgttttatctactatttgcatatcttgtcaattgcaggatcaaactgactggcacgcccgcatctcatcaagatttggacctgcacaggagctaagcagatctcccaggccgatGTGTTCGATTTTCACGTCAACACCTAACTCCCTCCCGAcgccccccccctcccccgtgcCCTTTTGCTGTCGGGCCTAAtgggccgcgccctagcgcccCCGCTTCCCCTTGTTTGCCGGCCCAATGCCGCAGGGTGGTGGGCCGAATCCTTTAGATTTCGGCCCACCACCCAATTTACcatttaaatttagttttagtttttattttcagCAACAATTACATTTTAGTCCctatgttttatgtaatttagtCGAAGCAGTTCATCAGTTGTACAAACAATTATGTAATGGTCCTATAGACCACTGATGTTATGTGTTTATTAACATAGGTGTTTATTTAAATACCCTGTTTCactaaatttatttgttatCTTAATAACATGCCTTTTGCATATTATTTCAAGACACGCTCTACTTTCTCGctttattaatttacaaaattctataaattttgtattttgatttagcaaattctcttaattatgTACAACATAATTAAtggaggatttaatgcatgttCCACTTCACACTTTGACTTGGAAATTAATCACATGTCGATGGAGTCCTATACTTTGGTCATATCGACCATAACTTAGGCAGCGAGTATCTCGCCCATCATAAAGTGGtctacattttgagatgattacCTGATGGAGCCCTAGAAATTGGCCGCACTGGTCATAACTTAGGCAGCGAGCACCTCGCCCATCTCACAGAGGTCTACATCTCACGATGATTACCCACATGTGTTCTTTTCCAAGAATATGTTTTGAGAAAtgagattatttgaaatttggttgaaCACAAGGTAGTGGAGTCCTAAACATTAGCTACGGTATATTCACCAGAATATATTTGCCTGGAGACCGTGTTTTAGGCAACAAGTATAACTTGCCCACTATTAAGAGATCTACTCCACTATTTAATTACTTGGAGATTATCCACATTGTGCCACCTAATTTCGAACTCTAACTCAAATTGTCAGGTCTATAACCTACATCTTTCGAAACATTACAGAATATGAAGTCTTACATTTCGCATTGAGATTATAACCACaatatcatgtttttattaatttacctATGTAAATTGATAATGTTAACCATGATTGTAGGGACATGGCAACAAAAGAGTTCGACGAACTCGCCCTCGATGGGACTAACTATCCCATCTGGGCTTCtgatatcaaaatcaattttgccTCTCGGGGGATTTTAAATACAATTGAGGAACCCAATGATGGGGACCCAGCAATTGAGCCCAGGAAGCTCAATACAacccttttttcttttgagactCTACATTCACAAGGATTTCAAACATGAATACATGTTAGAGACGAGCCCTCTCAACCTTTGGAAAGCTCTAAAAGAGCGTTATGATCAACAAAAGGAACTCATTTGGCCTGAGACTAATTATGAGTGGGTTCATTTACGCCTACAGGACTTTAAAACTGTGGCAGAATACAACCATGCTGTTCATAACATTTGTTCCAGGTTGAAGTTTTGCGAACAAGAGCCAACGGAGGCAGAAAAGATAGAGAAAACTCTATCAACTATGCTTCCAGAGGACAGGATACTGACTCAACAGTATCGCGCTAACAATTTCTAGAAACATTCTCTGCTTATACATACATTGACTCAGGCAGAAAGACACCATGAGCTTTCTTTAAAGAATGCCCAACAGCGCCCACCGAGCTCTGCTCCACTGCCTGAGGTGCACTTCAATGTACAGAATAATGCTGAGAATAAGAAAGGATTCAAGGGAAATTCTTCGAATAATCCTAAGAATCTGACTGGAAAGCGCAAACGCAACAACAACAGGCGCAAATTCAAGAGtcgaaagaaaggaaaagggaagggTAAGGCACCACAACCTCGTAGCAATGGCAACAAGCATTCTTCAACAGGTGTGGATCTGACACTCATATCGCTAAAGACTGCCGCATCCCGAAACATCTTGTTCTCTTGTACCAAAAATCCCTCAAGGACAAAAAATCTTCTGAGAACCCAAGATTTGAAGCCCACTTCAATCTTACACATGAAGAGCGCCCTGAGGTTGCAAGTTCTCACCAGGCTCCTGTTGAACCAGAGAGCAACCCCAATGTTCTCCCAGAAGATGTCTCTCCACTCTCTGCGATGGACGATATGTTCATCGAATACTGCTCAACAGACCCACTTGGAGATTTGCAATGATCTCGGTGCGTCCCActtggagatgaagctgctcttATCTCAGTGTGCTTGAAACAGTATATTGATATCCTATAAGTTTGCCAAACAATATTGGTTGTAATAAGTAGATAAGTACGAACTCCCTTATATTGCAAGGTTGTATGGCTTGCTAGTCATTAGAGTATGTactattaacatatgtaaacgtcatactatgtatttgatgttttaattattgtatgtatgtatatatattggataAAGAATTCTTAATCAAGCAATTCTTCTTTCATTATAGATGTCTATGTATATCGCTCTGATTGGAGAGGAATTATGTCTTGTGGACAGTGGTACCACAAACTCTATACTTAGGGAGATCAAATACTTTCAAACtctcaaaaagagagaaggcaaaGTTTTGACTATCGCTGGGCGCGATACTATGATAGTTGGCTCAGGAAGAGCAATTATTACACTCCCAATGGGTACACAAATTACAATCGAGGATGCTTTATTGTATCCTGATTTAACCCGTACCCTACTAAGTTATAGAGATATCCGTCAGAATGGGTTTCACATTGAAACCCATATGGATAATCGagaagaatttcttctcttaaccAAATAAAACGGATATGGCAAACGCATTTGCGAGAAAATTCCATCTCTCACATCGGGATTGTACTATACATACATTAAGCCCATTGCACATGTTGCGTACaaagtaatttttcaaaatgttgatgcATTCCACGATCGACTTGGGCACCCCGGTATCgggatgatgagaaaaattattgGCAACTTTATTGGTCATCATTTGATCATTGACAAATTTCCCAAATCCTTTGATTTCGTATGCACTGCATGTGCTACTGGGAAACTAATTTTGAGACCATCTTATCTCAAAATTAGAGCCGGACCACTTAAATTCCTTGAACGCATTCAAGGAGATATCTGTGGCCCTATTGTGCCAAGATCTGGACCGTTCAGGTACTTTATGGTTTTGATTGACGCATCTACTAGATGGTCTCATGTGTGTCTTCTATCGACACGAAACCATGCCTTTGCCAAATTAATGTCACAAATTATAAGGCTAAAGGCAAATTACCCTGAACATAGGATTCAATCAATCCGTATGGACAACGCTGCCGAATTTACATCTCATGCTTTCGATGATTATTGTATGGCATTGGGAATTCAGGTTCAGCACTCTGTTCCATATGTCCACACACAAAATGGTTTGGCTGAATCATTGATCAAAAGAATTAAGCTTATTGCTCGACCATTATTGATGAATTGCAAATTACTTCGTCGTGTTGGGGTCATGCAGTTCtgcacgctgctgaccttgtccAACTACGACCAACTGCATATCATGAAACTTCCCCGATGCAGTTAGTACGTGGAAATCctccaagtatttcccatttgcGTAAGTTCGGATGTGCTGTATACATACCGATCTCACCACCACAGCGTACCGCTATGGACCCACACAGGAAAGTGGGGATCTATGTGGGATTCAAATCTCCGTCGATCATAAAGTATTTAGAACCCTTAACAGGTGATCTATTTACTGCCCGGTTCGCTGACTCTATCTTTGATGAGGAACATTTCCCGGCATTAGGGGGAGAATTCAAGTACCAGAAAGAATGCCAGGAAATTGATTGGGATGCCCAGGGTATTCCAGCCTCAGACCCACGTACTACTGAAACTGAACTTcaagttcagaaaattatacatttgcaaAGACTTGCAAATAACCTGCCAGATGCATTTACCAATTATAAAGGTGTGACTAAATCTTTCATTCCCGCTCAGAATGCGCCAGAAAGAGTGGAGGTACCAAATAAAACCACTCAACTTCCACTcactaaaaagagaggaagaagtatgGCCACTCAGCGAGAAACAATTGCTAATAAGCAAAGAAAGACGGTAAATGCAAACCAACCTTTAGTTGGTACACACCAAATTGATACTATATATCAAGCAGATCATGATAGTCTGCAACCTAGCTCGGTGGTGCACAATGCTGAGACTAGGAATTCGGAAGACCATAGACACATTGTTTCGGGAGATCATAATGAGTCTATAAGGGTTGATGAAATTGCCATCAATTACTCTGAAACTGGAGAATCTTTTGATAGAAGAGCAACAATTGTCGACACTAATTTTTCTGAACAAATTGCTGAGTGCCTCCAAGTTGATCCAGAACCTAGGTCTATAAAAGAGTGCCAAAAGCGCTCTGACTGGAACAAATGGAAGGACGCAATTGACGCAGAATTAGCCTTGCTTTACAAAAGAGATGTATTCTCGGCTGTAATGCCTACTCCTCGTGGTATCTTTCCTGTGGGATACAAATGGGTTTTCGTCCGGAAACGGAACGAAAACAACGAGGTGGTGAGATATAAAGCAAGGCTTGTAGCACAAGGTTTTACGCAAAAACCTGGCGTTGATTTCAACGAAACTTACTCTCCAGTTATGAGTGGTATAACTTTCCGATATTTAATATCATTGGCAGTACAAAATCGTCTATTTATGCAGTTGATGGACGTAGTGACAGCATATCTTTATGAGTCACTTGATTCTGATATTTACATGAAGGTTCCTGACGGAATCGACATCCCGAATCAGAAGGTAAATCGTAACATGTATTGTGTTAAGTTGCAGAAGTCACTTTATGGCTTAAAACAATCGGGCAGGATGTAGTACAACCGATTAAGTGAATTCCTTTCACTAAAGGGATACACTAAAAATGATGATTGCCCGCGCGTCTTTATCAAAAAGTCCCCCACAGGATTTTGTATTATCTCGGTATATGTCGATGATCTCAACATCATTGGCAATACACAAGATATTAATGAAGCACGTCATCATTTAAAgacggaatttgagatgaaggatttgggtcaaACCAAATTTTTCTTAGGTCTACAACTTGAGCATTTACCTTCTGGAATCCTTGTGCACCAAAGTGCATATACccagaaaattttggagaaatttaataTGGATAAGTCATATCCTTCCAAAACCCCTATGGTGGTTCGATCTCTAGACGTGGAGAAAGATCCATTTAGACCAAaggaagatggagaggatgTTCTTGGTCCTGATTTTCCATATCTTAGTGCTATTGGCGCACTTATGTACCTTGCAAATAGTACGAGGCCATATATTGCTTTCTCGGTAAATCTATTAGCAAGATACAGCGCTGCTCCTACCAAACGCCATTGGACTGGAGTTAAGAATGTCTTTCGATATCTTAATGGCACAAGAGATCttggacttttctttaaaaagaaccaAGATTCAACTTTAATTGGGTATACTGATGCTGGCTATCTATCTGATCCCCGCAATGCTAGATCACAAACATGATTCGTATTTTTACAAGGTGGAACTGCTATTTCATGGAAGTCTTCTAAACAGACTCTGGCAGCCACTTCCACAAATCATTCTgaaataattgcattatatGATGCATCACGTGAATGTGTATGGCTTCGCAGAATGGTTAACCACATATTAACATCTTGTGGTATTGGTTCATTGGAATCACCTACCATTATCTATGAAGATAATGCCGCTTGTGTTGTTCAGATGGAAACTGGTTATATTAAGAGCAACATCACTAAGCATATTGCtcctaaattattttatccttatgagcttcagcaacatggagagataaacatcttgcaaactaagtcatgtgataatcttgctgatttattcacaaaatctcTACCATACTCCACATTCTTTAAATGTGTCAAAGGAATTGGTATGAGACGACTTAAAAATTTGTAGGATTTAGGGGGACTATCTTCCTCTGGAAAATAACCTATTTTCGTCATATTatactctttttcctttgtatgaGTTTTACTCTTTAGGTTTTCTCATCCAAAGTTTTTAACGAGGTAATATCAACATAAGCTTATATGACCTATCATTTGGCTTTTCCCCACTGGGGTTTTTACTAAATGATAACTGTAGACATTATACTATTTTGGATCAAACTATGAGTTTTACTCATAGATctaaaatagtcaataatatatatcacggttctctccttatttttcccactgggttttcgaggagttttacgtgatgtatttaactataattatttctaagatTATCTTTACAGATATCTGGAACACTAAATGAGTAATGATCAAAGTTGGATTCgatcaagggggagtgttatgaaaTATTTGGGTGATCTCATCCAACTATATGGATAGAGCAGCAACCAACTCTGGGACACGACGGTTGGTCGTGCCCCACACCTCTTCTCACCTCACGGCGATTCTAGTAACGGACGCGATGGTAACCATCGCGTCTTCTGttgccgcctctctccctcctatATATTGTAACCATTGTTATCAATAAAGGATCGCTCATTCATTCTCTACATTCTTGTGTGtaattctctctctcactcaatcTTTCTCGCTCAATCAATTCTATTCACAATAAAAATGAATCTGAATTCAGATGACTTATTTTCCAAAAAGTTAAAAGGATTTGTTagcaaaaaattcaaaattaaaagaatttttctttttgtaaaaataatatttattagcaaaaaagttaaaaagaatTTGTTAGCAAAAAGTTAGAAATGATCTGTtagcaaaaagttaaaaattaaaaggatactttttttaaaaaaagaaaaagacagagtagaaatgatttattagcaaaaatataaaaatcaaaaggattttttttatttcgagaAAACAAAGATTTGTTATCAAATAGTTGCAAATGATTAGTtagcaaaaagttaaaaatgaaaatattttttttaaagaataagATAAGAGatatctaattttttaaaattaaaaggatacttttttaaaaaagaaaaagacagagtagaaatgatttattagcaaaaatataaaaatcaaaAGGATTTTTTTATTTCGAGAAAACAAAGATTTGTTATCAAATAGTTGCAAATGATTAGTtagcaaaaagttaaaaatgaaaagattttttttaaagaataagATATGGGATATCTAATTTTTGTGTAAAAAGAAATGAATGGAGATGCGGGGTATCGATCCCCGTACCTCTCGCATGCTAAGCGAGCGCTCTACCATCTGAGCTACATCCCCCTCAACGTTCCTcatatttactaaaatttattCATAATTTGAATTCTTCTGCGCAAATTTGTTGCCGCACTAGTACTTCTACACAAACCGTAGGCATCTTCCAAACTTCCCGTACACTCCACTTCTTCCCCCCATGGCGATCCCTCCCCGGATCGCGggggccggcagcggcggcggccgcaagCCGAGgatgccgccgctcccgccggcgAGGACCCTCCTGACCGCcttcgcagcggcggcggcgctggccgtcctgtgcctcctctcctcctcgtcctcctcctcctcccgcaccTCGTCGTTGCGCGGTTCTTGGGGATCCGCGGGGGCGAAGGGCGGGAAGAAGTACCTGTACTGGGGCGGCCGCGTCGACTGCCCCGGCAAGCACTGCGGCACCTGCGCCGGCCTCGGCCACCAGGAGTCCAGCCTCCGCTGCGCCCTCGAGGAGGCGCTCTTCCTCGGCAGGTAACCCAACAATCCCCTCTGCTTTCCTGCACACCCAAGAAATGGCCATTCCCTTATTTGGATAACAAATGTGCTGTCGATTTTAGGGTGATTCCAGTTAACTTTTGTGAATTCAAATGTTCGAATAGTTCATTACATCAGACACTATACTATAGGGTTGGTACAATTGAAGAAGTACAAGGTGAAAATTTAGACGTGGAGAGGGGGTTTGTCCAAAGATTCTGCAATGTAGTGTAGTACTGTTCTTCTACTTGTTGAATCATTTGAATGCGGTAGAGTTTATAATCAGAGCTCTGGAATGTCTTCATATGAATAATGTAGATTCATGTTCCGTGTTGAGCATTCCTTGGTTGCTCTTTATGTCGGTAATATTCCTTGAAAGTCTTTTATGTTCATTCCTTCTATTTGTAATTTCCTTCTCTAGCTGAAttgtacatgaaaaattgaaaactgaATATCTACTTAGGTGGACaatgttttcatttttagaAATACACATCACATTCCCTTCCCTGGAAAACAGGAATGTTTGCTGATAACTCAAGTTTGTGCCTCTTGATTCAGAAGAACCGTAGTCAATCAATACAATGGTTTACTCTGACAATGCTACAATGAGTATTTCATGAAGGAATATTTTGAGCATCCTCAGGATCCATGAAAGTGGTGTGGATTGTGTTCAAATTGCTGTACTTGATGAGTGTGCATTGCCTTAGGCATGGTAGCATAGGAAACGGATGAGTATTAGAGGGATATTGGGGCATATCTTCTctatccttttcttccttcatTCCAGGCCAGCATGTACTGTAGCAAGTTCctattattttccatttttaatttaattaattaattcataacTACAATTAAAGTAATGTCAGAAGTACACAAGGCCCATGCTATGTTTTCACATTTCTAAGCACGCTATCATATATGTTTGATGTGAGgcattaaaaaattattatttttaacaagTCTTATTGCTTTCTAGAATATTTGTTATGCCCTCAAGAATGTGCCTTAGCTCGGTACATAACACAAAAGGAATCCTCCATTCAACCAATGCAACTTCGGAGCAAAGGTCTCTGCTTTTTATCCACACATTTTTCTGTTGCTTTTTTGCTACTTAAATCAGAATTTAAGTCATGAAGCAAATATTTGTAGATGGGAAGAAAATTCTTGCTCAATGGATTCTCTATATGATATAGACCTTATCTCAAAAATAGTACCTGTTATTCTGGACAATTCCAAGACATGGCATGAGATAATGTCAAGAAGTATGAAATCAGATGGAGGCATGGTACATGTTCAAGGAATTGGCAGAGCTGAACTCAAAGATAATCCCCTGTATTCTAAAGCTCTCGTAATAAACCGCACTGCAAGTCCTCTTGCTTGGTAAGCACACAGATTATTGTCGTACCATTGGTTTTGACCACTatcatttgaattaaaaaaattgcCTACTTTAATACTGCCAGAATTAGTGAATAAATATAAGATGTACAGTTTTATTCGTTGACTCCTATGATCATTTTATATATTGATGCCCAAACTTTAAGCAGCATACCTTGACCATCCCTGAAATTTAGGTTTATGGAGTGCAAGGATCGCAAAAGCCGCAGTTCCGTGATGCTTTCTTATACCTTCTTGCCAAGTATGCCAGCTAAAAAATTGAGGGATGCAGCAAATAAGGTACCACTCCTGGCATTTTTTCCTGCATCATTTGTTTATACTGATATCCTTAAATGTAGGCTTTAAGCTTAGGTATTTCATTATATGGTTTTTCCTGTGCTATATTTTTCCTTTGATCAATGAAATTTGGTCGGACCTGCATGTTCAACTTTGGCTGGACCTGCATGCTTAGCAGTTAAAGAAACATTGCTGAAACATCTCAGGTAGTATCTAGTGTTTAAATTTGTGATGCAAGACTACCACAATAAATCCTAAATAATTTTATCATCTCCTACTATTTGAGGTTACTGCTTCTATTTTATTCCCCTGAGAGTAATCATGAGTAATGAGTTCCATAGTTTTCTGTACATGAAGTTTGCACTGTTTTGCTGCCAATGCTGATGAACACTAGTTTAACAAAAGGATGAGCTATAGACTCCAACAATGTTTTTAGATTGAAGAATATGCTTGAAAGACCTCTGACCTTTGTTTTCCATGCACTGAATTAAGTGTGGATGTGTAAAATTCCCAAGATATTTGTTCTCTCTACTTATGTTTCTTCCTCTCGTTGATAGAGATGAAACCAGTTATTTTGAATAATATAGGAGCTTAGATTACCATATACAGCTCTAGCAAATTACCCCTATCTGTTAATGAGATATACACTTCAGTTATGCAATCTGTTGGTTCAATTCTTCATTCATAAACCAAAATATACACATGCACCTTGTAGTTATAGCAACTAGGTAACCTAATTAGTTACACTTTGTCATGAAGTAATATGTGAAACAATATATGTAGCCTTGTTGTAAGTCATATCAGATTTAAAGCTATGCAGTACATGCAGAGGGCACCTTTAGTTCTTATGAATTCTTCAATCAACTAGTTAACACTTCTATTGTAGTATTGTCTGCTCATGTTCAGTAACATGAGTGCAGGCTATCCTGTATTTATATCCCTTTAACATTTTTGTTTCAGATGAAACAAATACTTGGTGATTATGATGCTATCCATGTGCGACGTGGTGATCTactgaaaaatagaaaagacAGATTTGGTGTTGAGCGGAGCCTTCATCCTCATCTGGATAGAGACACCCGACCTGAGTTTATCAAAAAGCGAATTGCAAAGTGGATCCCCGAAGGTCGGACTCTATTCATTGCCTCAAATGAAAGAACACCAGGCTTCTTTTCTCCTCTGTCAGACAAGTAAGACTTGCACTCTTTTGTTTACTGCTCTTCTCACATGAGGATCTCTGGCATTCTTTCTTTgcgttattatttttttgtgcatGCATCTTAATGAGTTAATGGTAAACCATATCCATGTAAACACAGTAAGGATTTGTCTTTGTTCTTTTTGTTCATATTCTGGGCTGCCAAGGCATTTAAATCTATTTTTGTGTTCAG from Oryza glaberrima chromosome 3, OglaRS2, whole genome shotgun sequence carries:
- the LOC127767007 gene encoding uncharacterized protein LOC127767007; the protein is MAIPPRIAGAGSGGGRKPRMPPLPPARTLLTAFAAAAALAVLCLLSSSSSSSSRTSSLRGSWGSAGAKGGKKYLYWGGRVDCPGKHCGTCAGLGHQESSLRCALEEALFLGRIFVMPSRMCLSSVHNTKGILHSTNATSEQRWEENSCSMDSLYDIDLISKIVPVILDNSKTWHEIMSRSMKSDGGMVHVQGIGRAELKDNPLYSKALVINRTASPLAWFMECKDRKSRSSVMLSYTFLPSMPAKKLRDAANKMKQILGDYDAIHVRRGDLLKNRKDRFGVERSLHPHLDRDTRPEFIKKRIAKWIPEGRTLFIASNERTPGFFSPLSDKYKLAYSSNFSSILEPVIENNYQLFMVERLMMRGAKTFVKTMKEFDNDLTLCDDPKKNTKVWQIPVYTDD